One window of the Felis catus isolate Fca126 chromosome E3, F.catus_Fca126_mat1.0, whole genome shotgun sequence genome contains the following:
- the LITAF gene encoding lipopolysaccharide-induced tumor necrosis factor-alpha factor translates to MSVPGSYQAAAGPSSVPSAPPSYEETVAVNSYFPVPPAPVPGPTTGLVTGPDGKGMNPPAYYTQPVPVPNANAIAVQTVYVQQPVSFFDRPVQMCCPSCNKMIVTQLSYNAGALTWLSCGSLCLLGCVAGCCFIPFCVDALQDVDHYCPNCKALLGTYKRL, encoded by the exons ATGTCTGTTCCGGGATCCTATCAGGCGGCCGCGGGGCCTTCCTCAGTGCCGTCCGCACCCCCGTCCTATGAAGAGACAGTGGCGGTCAACAGTTACTTCCCCGTGCCTCCTGCACCTGTGCCAGGGCCGACCACGGGGCTGGTGACGGGCCCAGACGGGAAGGGCATGAACCCCCCCGCGTACTACACCCAGCCAGTGCCCGTCCCCAACGCCAACGCAA TTGCTGTGCAGACCGTCTACGTGCAGCAGCCAGTGTCCTTTTTCGACCGTCCAGTCCAGATGTGCTGTCCTTCGTGCAACAAGATGATCGTGACCCAGCTGTCCTATAATGCCGGTGCCCTCACCTGGCTCTCCTGCGGGAGCTTGTGCCTGCTGGG GTGCGTGGCAGGCTGCTGCTTCATTCCCTTCTGCGTGGACGCCCTACAGGACGTGGACCACTACTGCCCCAACTGCAAAGCTCTCCTGGGGACCTACAAGCGCTTGTAG